From one Chryseobacterium sp. 3008163 genomic stretch:
- a CDS encoding monovalent cation:proton antiporter-2 (CPA2) family protein: protein MESTLAMNTLLFLGVAIIMVPLARKLGLSSVIGYILGGIIIGPYVLKLTGKDVNDIMHASEFGVIMLLFLVGLELEPRKFWEMRKKILGLGLTQTVLTISLLFLIFITFGWKTDKAFAIAMCFALSSTAIVLQTLQEKNNFKTVAGEASFSTLLFQDIAVIPILAILPLLAHSKATQNENEVQVLIQKLPEWLQAGTVIMGVVILILLGRYVFVPFLRYVSKAGMTELLTASSLFLVIGVSELMVSIGLSPALGAFLAGVMLANSEFRHELEAQIDPFKGLLLAVFFVSVGSTMNFNVITADPLFIFSTVFAVLAVKFTVLFAIGKFFKMDNPQSLFYAFALSQVGEFAFVLINYSSDLYLFGAELNAQMMAVTAITMCITPFLLIINDKIITPRFIKEIPDDQSDFNILENNITQKKIIIVGFGHFGSTVGRLLKANKISATVLDRDSDRVKLLRGYGFKVYYGDATRIPVLRAAGIEDAEILILCLDNSGDNKFIAELVSEHYPDVKIFVRAKNRIDAYTYLNNGIDNIYRETLGTAVDMAVDVLHETGMRKYAARRLGQRFMAIDKASIRKLAKSDDDDEIRLFTTKELLQREEELLAYDNLNFDGKNWEGSSSTAEEDDEEKD from the coding sequence ATGGAATCTACTTTAGCCATGAATACCCTGCTTTTCTTGGGCGTTGCCATTATAATGGTTCCGCTGGCGAGAAAATTAGGTTTAAGTTCGGTCATCGGCTATATTTTAGGTGGAATTATCATTGGCCCTTACGTTCTCAAACTGACAGGAAAAGACGTTAACGACATCATGCACGCCAGTGAATTTGGGGTTATTATGCTTTTATTTTTGGTCGGATTAGAATTGGAGCCCAGAAAATTCTGGGAAATGAGAAAGAAAATCTTGGGTTTAGGTCTTACCCAAACAGTTTTGACGATTTCATTATTATTTTTAATTTTCATCACATTCGGCTGGAAAACCGATAAAGCTTTCGCCATCGCAATGTGTTTTGCACTTTCCTCGACAGCCATTGTTCTTCAGACTTTACAGGAAAAAAACAATTTTAAAACAGTCGCTGGTGAGGCATCATTCTCTACCCTTTTGTTTCAGGATATTGCAGTGATACCTATTTTGGCAATTTTGCCTTTGCTGGCACATTCTAAAGCAACTCAGAACGAAAATGAAGTTCAGGTTTTAATCCAAAAACTTCCGGAATGGCTGCAGGCCGGAACGGTCATCATGGGCGTTGTCATATTAATTCTATTGGGAAGATATGTTTTCGTTCCCTTTTTAAGATATGTTTCAAAAGCGGGAATGACAGAATTATTGACTGCCTCCTCCCTTTTCTTAGTCATCGGAGTTTCAGAATTAATGGTTTCTATCGGATTATCTCCGGCATTAGGAGCTTTCCTGGCAGGTGTAATGTTGGCCAACAGTGAATTTCGGCATGAGTTGGAAGCACAGATTGATCCGTTTAAAGGATTGCTTTTGGCGGTTTTCTTTGTGAGCGTTGGTTCAACGATGAATTTTAATGTTATTACAGCTGATCCTCTTTTTATCTTTTCGACAGTTTTTGCTGTTCTAGCCGTGAAGTTTACCGTTCTTTTTGCAATTGGTAAATTTTTCAAAATGGATAATCCTCAAAGCTTATTCTACGCATTTGCGCTTTCGCAGGTTGGGGAATTTGCATTTGTATTGATTAATTATAGTTCAGATTTGTATCTCTTTGGGGCAGAATTAAACGCTCAAATGATGGCAGTGACGGCGATCACCATGTGTATCACTCCATTCCTGTTAATTATTAATGATAAAATAATAACGCCAAGATTCATTAAAGAAATTCCTGACGACCAAAGTGATTTTAATATTCTTGAAAACAATATTACACAAAAGAAAATTATCATCGTTGGTTTTGGTCATTTCGGAAGTACTGTTGGACGCTTATTGAAAGCTAATAAAATTTCCGCAACCGTTCTCGACAGAGATTCTGACCGTGTGAAGTTATTGCGAGGATATGGTTTTAAAGTATATTACGGCGACGCCACGAGAATTCCCGTATTAAGAGCTGCCGGAATTGAAGATGCAGAAATTTTAATTCTTTGTCTTGATAATTCAGGTGACAACAAATTTATAGCAGAATTGGTGAGTGAACATTATCCTGATGTGAAAATATTTGTGCGGGCAAAAAACAGAATTGATGCTTACACTTATTTAAATAACGGAATCGACAATATTTACCGTGAAACTTTAGGCACAGCCGTTGATATGGCAGTTGACGTTCTTCACGAAACCGGAATGCGAAAGTATGCAGCACGTCGTCTTGGTCAGCGTTTTATGGCTATTGATAAAGCTTCTATCAGAAAACTGGCAAAGTCTGATGACGATGATGAAATCCGTTTGTTTACAACAAAAGAACTCCTCCAGAGAGAGGAGGAGCTTTTAGCTTATGATAATCTTAATTTTGATGGCAAAAATTGGGAAGGTTCTTCATCAACCGCCGAAGAAGACGATGAGGAAAAAGATTAA